One segment of Drosophila mauritiana strain mau12 chromosome 3R, ASM438214v1, whole genome shotgun sequence DNA contains the following:
- the LOC117142655 gene encoding serine/threonine-protein kinase 32A isoform X3 has protein sequence MEFVDDLCLERILGLLELPDQIAMMQSYERCRPLLGSIWRHRLTRISLNLLEIPLLGEDFRFLLASACQQLLELRISYLGREHFQALIMHCFPNLWLLQVDVLPPFFLCPRQRLQLIQIIPKFDPEDHSLAMGHMLCVDCQSQIPINFDHFQILRAIGKGSFGKVCIVQKRDSGILYAMKYVSRSACEMRGALGGVIKEVELLSSLEHPFLVNLWFSFQDEEDLFMVCDLLTGGDLRYHLQNRVEFSEQSVALLVCELGSALEYLQAHRVVHRDIKPDNILLDDAGHAHLTDFNIATRLQKNALACSMSGTKPYMAPEVFLCALDEVAGYSYPVDWWSLGVVAYEMRGNIRPFVVHSNTPLAEIKNILNTPVHYPRYWSSNFVDLLQKLLSTYPGARISTRQELHQTPMLRNIDFQRVLEKKIKPIYKPPEDHLNCDPCLELEEMIVESRPLHKKKKRLAKQRSAQRDSDPETALVKEFIVYNRYKELKRKAMEQKENDWQRELELAMANSIVNSLAPIQEKPAASIAHDGDCANVSSAAAQLKGDSIEFIDRTPSPQIKESAGSTLDMPPSPFQK, from the exons ATGGAGTTTGTAGACGACCTCTGCCTGGAGAGGATATTAGGACTCCTGGAACTGCCCGATCAGATTGCTATGATGCAGAGCTACGAGCGCTGTCGTCCCCTGCTGGGAAGTATATGGCGTCACCGGCTGACCAGGATCTCTCTAAACCTGCTCGAGATACCCCTTCTGGGAGAAGACTTCAGGTTCCTCTTGGCTAGCGCCTGCCAGCAGCTGCTTGAGCTGAGGATCAGCTATTTAGGCAGGGAGCACTTCCAGGCGCTCATCATGCACTGTTTTCCCAATTTGTGGCTTCTCCAAGTGGATGTTCTACCCCCGTTTTTCCTGTGCCCACGGCAAAGACTTCAGTTGATTCAGATTATCCCGAAATTCGACCCCGAGGATCACTCGCTCGCAATGGGCCACATGCTGTGCGTAGACTGCCAGAGCCAAATTCCGA TCAATTTTGACCATTTCCAAATACTCCGCGCCATTGGCAAGGGCAGTTTCGGAAAG GTGTGCATTGTCCAAAAGCGGGATAGCGGCATCCTGTACGCGATGAAATATGTTAGTCGCTCCGCTTGCGAAATGCGCGGAGCTCTTGGTGGCGTCATCAAGGAGGTGGAACTGCTATCGTCGTTGGAGCACCCGTTTCTCGTCAATTTATGGTTCTCTTTTCAGG ATGAGGAGGATTTGTTTATGGTCTGCGACCTGTTGACTGGCGGGGACTTAAGATATCATTTACAGAACCGA GTGGAATTCTCCGAGCAGAGTGTGGCCTTATTAGTGTGCGAGCTCGGCAGTGCATTGGAGTACCTGCAGGCGCATCGAGTGGTTCACAGGGACATCAAGCCTGACAACATTTTATTGGATGATGCGG GACATGCTCATTTGACTGATTTTAATATTGCAACGCGTTTGCAAAAAAATGCCTTGGCCTGCAGTATGTCGGGGACCAAGCCCTACATGGCACCCGAGGTGTTCCTGTGTGCCCTGGACGAAGTGG CTGGCTATAGCTATCCGGTAGACTGGTGGTCACTTGGCGTCGTCGCCTACGAAATGCGGGGAAACATCCGACCCTTCGTGGTGCACTCGAACACCCCTCTGGCGGAGATCAAGAATATATTGAACACGCCAGTGCACTATCCCCGCTACTGGAGCAGCAACTTTGTCGATCTGCTGCAGAAG TTACTCTCCACCTATCCGGGTGCCAGGATCAGTACAAGGCAGGAGCTGCATCAAACGCCGATGCTGCGCAACATTGACTTCCAGAGGGTGCTCGAGAAGAAGATCAAACCCATCTATAAACCTCCCGAAGACCACCTCAACTGTGATCCCTGCCTAGAGCTGGAGGAAATGATTGTGGAATCGCGGCCCTTGCATAAAAAGAAGAAGCGCCTGGCCAAGCAGAGGTCAGCACAACGGGACAGCGATCCAGAGACTGCGCTGGTCAAAGAGTTCATCGTTTACAACCGCTACAAGGAGTTGAAGCGCAAAGCCATGGAACAAAAGGAAAACGACTGGCAGCGCGAACTGGAACTGGCCATGGCCAACTCCATCGTGAACAGCTTGGCCCCCATCCAAGAGAAGCCTGCCGCCTCCATTGCGCACGACGGCGACTGTGCGAACGTATCATCCGCAGCCGCCCAGTTAAAGGGTGACAGTATTGAGTTCATTGATCGCACTCCTTCACCGCAGATTAAAGAATCGGCTGGCAGCACGCTTGACATGCCGCCGAGTccgtttcaaaaataa
- the LOC117142657 gene encoding ubiquilin-2 gives MGTEGSIDICAKGSGRVETVTLRQNEQIRNLRVLVAVRFEQAISRIILVFAGQVLSDEGTIDSRGIVSGVTVHVVCRAEVATSPSPTPITATKRSKPSERLMRSWQSAHIAYLQQAPDVLRSLLQADPRIQSLLDENAAMRHYLNSDQNLREMLSLAFSPAKQELGRRRDLHISRIEFVPGGYKVLSRLNYCMLQAYEDNVAMSFQQASQGAKTSSNPQRGLEVKDPLPNPWLRMPRSRNPRTCALPRRVNKGRSSVKQSDRDADCRQKSSSKVTTSTATQTMCKDRRSGGEGHCQHCYQTQVEQLAQMGYSNRSRNKRALLISLGNVDCAVRLLDHWNRFLED, from the coding sequence ATGGGCACCGAAGGGTCCATAGACATCTGCGCGAAGGGCAGCGGTCGGGTGGAAACCGTCACCCTGCGCCAGAACGAACAGATCCGGAACCTGCGCGTCCTGGTTGCAGTGCGCTTTGAGCAGGCTATTTCTCGGATCATCCTGGTCTTTGCGGGCCAGGTGCTGAGTGACGAGGGGACCATCGACAGTAGGGGGATCGTCTCCGGCGTCACTGTGCACGTGGTTTGCCGGGCGGAAGTAGCAACCTCTCCATCGCCGACGCCGATCACGGCCACAAAGCGTTCCAAGCCGAGCGAGCGCCTCATGAGATCCTGGCAGTCGGCCCACATAGCCTATCTGCAACAAGCGCCCGATGTGCTGAGAAGCCTGCTACAGGCCGATCCGCGAATCCAGAGTCTGCTCGATGAGAATGCGGCCATGCGCCACTACTTGAACAGCGACCAGAACCTACGGGAGATGCTTTCGTTGGCCTTCAGCCCGGCCAAGCAAGAGCTGGGACGCCGCCGCGACCTCCACATATCACGCATTGAGTTTGTGCCTGGCGGGTACAAGGTCTTGAGCCGACTGAACTACTGCATGCTACAGGCCTACGAAGACAACGTGGCCATGTCCTTTCAGCAGGCGTCACAGGGCGCTAAGACGTCCTCGAACCCCCAGCGAGGTCTCGAGGTGAAGGACCCGCTCCCAAACCCATGGCTTCGCATGCCGCGCAGCCGAAACCCGAGGACATGTGCTCTGCCAAGACGCGTCAACAAGGGACGATCTTCTGTTAAGCAGAGCGACCGTGATGCCGATTGCAGGCAGAAGAGCTCATCGAAGGTGACGACTTCTACTGCAACACAGACCATGTGCAAGGACCGTCGATCCGGTGGTGAGGGACACTGCCAGCACTGCTACCAGACCCAGGTGGAGCAGTTGGCTCAGATGGGCTACAGCAACCGCAGTCGAAACAAACGCGCTCTGCTCATATCTCTGGGCAATGTTGATTGCGCTGTAAGACTACTGGACCACTGGAATCGGTTTTTGGAGGACTGA
- the LOC117142655 gene encoding serine/threonine-protein kinase 32A isoform X1 codes for MLCGRIGSPHSLLPKYSYTLLLSYVSVNFDHFQILRAIGKGSFGKVCIVQKRDSGILYAMKYVSRSACEMRGALGGVIKEVELLSSLEHPFLVNLWFSFQDEEDLFMVCDLLTGGDLRYHLQNRVEFSEQSVALLVCELGSALEYLQAHRVVHRDIKPDNILLDDAGHAHLTDFNIATRLQKNALACSMSGTKPYMAPEVFLCALDEVAGYSYPVDWWSLGVVAYEMRGNIRPFVVHSNTPLAEIKNILNTPVHYPRYWSSNFVDLLQKLLSTYPGARISTRQELHQTPMLRNIDFQRVLEKKIKPIYKPPEDHLNCDPCLELEEMIVESRPLHKKKKRLAKQRSAQRDSDPETALVKEFIVYNRYKELKRKAMEQKENDWQRELELAMANSIVNSLAPIQEKPAASIAHDGDCANVSSAAAQLKGDSIEFIDRTPSPQIKESAGSTLDMPPSPFQK; via the exons ATGCTCTGTGGACGAATAGGCAGCCCTCACTCACTGTTACCTAAATACTCATACACACTTCTCCTATCTTACGTTTCAGTCAATTTTGACCATTTCCAAATACTCCGCGCCATTGGCAAGGGCAGTTTCGGAAAG GTGTGCATTGTCCAAAAGCGGGATAGCGGCATCCTGTACGCGATGAAATATGTTAGTCGCTCCGCTTGCGAAATGCGCGGAGCTCTTGGTGGCGTCATCAAGGAGGTGGAACTGCTATCGTCGTTGGAGCACCCGTTTCTCGTCAATTTATGGTTCTCTTTTCAGG ATGAGGAGGATTTGTTTATGGTCTGCGACCTGTTGACTGGCGGGGACTTAAGATATCATTTACAGAACCGA GTGGAATTCTCCGAGCAGAGTGTGGCCTTATTAGTGTGCGAGCTCGGCAGTGCATTGGAGTACCTGCAGGCGCATCGAGTGGTTCACAGGGACATCAAGCCTGACAACATTTTATTGGATGATGCGG GACATGCTCATTTGACTGATTTTAATATTGCAACGCGTTTGCAAAAAAATGCCTTGGCCTGCAGTATGTCGGGGACCAAGCCCTACATGGCACCCGAGGTGTTCCTGTGTGCCCTGGACGAAGTGG CTGGCTATAGCTATCCGGTAGACTGGTGGTCACTTGGCGTCGTCGCCTACGAAATGCGGGGAAACATCCGACCCTTCGTGGTGCACTCGAACACCCCTCTGGCGGAGATCAAGAATATATTGAACACGCCAGTGCACTATCCCCGCTACTGGAGCAGCAACTTTGTCGATCTGCTGCAGAAG TTACTCTCCACCTATCCGGGTGCCAGGATCAGTACAAGGCAGGAGCTGCATCAAACGCCGATGCTGCGCAACATTGACTTCCAGAGGGTGCTCGAGAAGAAGATCAAACCCATCTATAAACCTCCCGAAGACCACCTCAACTGTGATCCCTGCCTAGAGCTGGAGGAAATGATTGTGGAATCGCGGCCCTTGCATAAAAAGAAGAAGCGCCTGGCCAAGCAGAGGTCAGCACAACGGGACAGCGATCCAGAGACTGCGCTGGTCAAAGAGTTCATCGTTTACAACCGCTACAAGGAGTTGAAGCGCAAAGCCATGGAACAAAAGGAAAACGACTGGCAGCGCGAACTGGAACTGGCCATGGCCAACTCCATCGTGAACAGCTTGGCCCCCATCCAAGAGAAGCCTGCCGCCTCCATTGCGCACGACGGCGACTGTGCGAACGTATCATCCGCAGCCGCCCAGTTAAAGGGTGACAGTATTGAGTTCATTGATCGCACTCCTTCACCGCAGATTAAAGAATCGGCTGGCAGCACGCTTGACATGCCGCCGAGTccgtttcaaaaataa
- the LOC117142654 gene encoding methenyltetrahydrofolate synthase domain-containing protein, with protein MEDQSNAAPAVAAENGANTAQEVSSTTQPIEPTKRSLRVQTWKKIQEGKVGIGFNNIFNRIPSFVGADKAAALFANEEEFKKAQHIKVNIDRVLHEFKELALLAGKSVYLPSTRESSALCLKVDVPADATEEQKKEALRVQDIQKFRSEIGLDSGLKLDIVVIGSVVVSREGYRIGRGNGFADLDIGLLIELGAITPKTVIVTIVHDMQVVDSLPSNLFQKYDSPVDIIATPTEIIRVPKRLSFPNGVYWELLSERRLKILPVLQQLKEREEKAGKSISLKEEDTDVEQHQNNRRRRGPVRRRLQRGNPGRTTSQTDNEQPQGETTQKRAPRRKGRFVNRRRRTTKSEGDQSGVEGGAKTDDRKLPEAGTDERRSKKNKNSDFCIKLTNLSRDIRVKDLKSELRKRECTPMSISWKGHFGKCFLHFGNRKGVPSTQDDMDKVLKSLNDLSLTITTGGETAPAAAAGEGDEKAESAETATPVQTKTILVNVELIQFGEKKSASSTGANAGAGEDGKADAKNGEEAVTLAGGDVGGARIEAVDTTTV; from the exons ATGGAGGACCAAAGCAACGCAGCTCCCGCTGTCGCCGCGGAGAACGGCGCAAACACCGCGCAGGAGGTGTCTTCGACAA CTCAGCCCATAGAGCCCACAAAGCGCTCGCTGCGCGTGCAGACCTGGAAAAAGATCCAAGAGGGCAAGGTTGGCATTGGATTCAACAACATATTTAACCGAATTCCCTCGTTCGTGGGTGCCGATAAGGCTGCTGCCTTGTTTGCCAATGAAGAGGAGTTCAAGAAAGCAC AGCACATCAAGGTGAACATCGATCGTGTCTTGCATGAGTTCAAGGAACTGGCGTTGCTGGCCGGCAAGTCCGTATACTTGCCCAGCACCCGTGAATCTTCTGCACTGTGCCTAAAGGTAGATGTGCCGGCCGATGCCACCGAGGAGCAGAAAAAGGAGGCTCTGCGCGTTCAAGACATCCAGAAGTTTCGCTCGGAAATTGGATTGGACAGCGGTTTGAAGCTGGATATCGTGGTTATTGGCTCTGTTGTAGTGTCACGCGAGGGTTACCGCATTGGACGCGGAAATGGGTTCGCTGATCTGGACATCGGCCTTCTTATTGAATTGGGAGCCATTACACCGAAGACAGTTATTGTCACAATCGTGCACGACATGCAGGTGGTGGACTCACTGCCCTCGAATCTATTCCAGAAGTACGATTCGCCAGTTGATATCATTGCAACACCCACAGAAATAATCAGGGTGCCAAAGCGCCTGTCCTTCCCCAATGGCGTTTACTGGGAGCTGCTGTCCGAGCGCCGTCTAAAAATATTGCCCGTGCTGCAGCAGCTTAAGGAAAGGGAGGAGAaggcgggaaaatcgatatCCCTCAAGGAGGAAGACACCGATGTGGAGCAGCATCAAAACAACAGACGCCGCCGTGGGCCTGTACGCCGGCGCCTCCAACGAGGCAACCCAGGACGCACTACTTCGCAGACTGACAACGAACAGCCGCAGGGC GAGACTACTCAGAAACGCGCTCCACGGCGCAAAGGTCGTTTCGTCAATCGCCGCAGACGTACAACTAAG TCTGAGGGCGATCAGTCTGGTGTTGAAGGAGGTGCTAAAACTGATGATCGCAAGTTACCAGAGGCTGGCACTGATGAGCGTCGTTCAAAGAAGAACAAGAACAGTGATTTTTGCATTAAGTTGACAAATCTGTCTCGTGATATTCGCGTCAAGGACTTAAAGTCGGAGCTCCGCAAACGCGAATGCACTCCGATGTCAATTTCTTGGAAGG GACACTTTGGAAAGTGTTTCCTGCACTTTGGGAACCGCAAGGGGGTTCCCAGTACCCAGGACGACATGGACAAGGTGTTGAAGTCCCTCAACGATCTCTCGCTCACCATTACCACTGGCGGCGAGACAGCCCCAGCTGCCGCCGCAGGGGAGGGCGATGAGAAAGCGGAGTCAGCTGAGACTGCAACGCCTGTGCAGACCAAGACTATTCTCGTCAACGTAGAACTGATTCAATTTGGCGAGAAGAAAAGTGCCAGCTCCACTGGTGCCAATGCCGGTGCAGGCGAGGACGGAAAAGCAGACGCGAAAAACGGAGAGGAGGCCGTGACTTTGGCAGGAGGCGACGTGGGTGGTGCGCGCATCGAAGCTGTCGACACCACCACAGTATAG
- the LOC117142655 gene encoding serine/threonine-protein kinase 32A isoform X2: MGANTSSRSDASLLTDDDVNFDHFQILRAIGKGSFGKVCIVQKRDSGILYAMKYVSRSACEMRGALGGVIKEVELLSSLEHPFLVNLWFSFQDEEDLFMVCDLLTGGDLRYHLQNRVEFSEQSVALLVCELGSALEYLQAHRVVHRDIKPDNILLDDAGHAHLTDFNIATRLQKNALACSMSGTKPYMAPEVFLCALDEVAGYSYPVDWWSLGVVAYEMRGNIRPFVVHSNTPLAEIKNILNTPVHYPRYWSSNFVDLLQKLLSTYPGARISTRQELHQTPMLRNIDFQRVLEKKIKPIYKPPEDHLNCDPCLELEEMIVESRPLHKKKKRLAKQRSAQRDSDPETALVKEFIVYNRYKELKRKAMEQKENDWQRELELAMANSIVNSLAPIQEKPAASIAHDGDCANVSSAAAQLKGDSIEFIDRTPSPQIKESAGSTLDMPPSPFQK; the protein is encoded by the exons ATGGGCGCCAATACATCGAGCAGATCCGACGCGAGTCTGCTCACCGATGACGATG TCAATTTTGACCATTTCCAAATACTCCGCGCCATTGGCAAGGGCAGTTTCGGAAAG GTGTGCATTGTCCAAAAGCGGGATAGCGGCATCCTGTACGCGATGAAATATGTTAGTCGCTCCGCTTGCGAAATGCGCGGAGCTCTTGGTGGCGTCATCAAGGAGGTGGAACTGCTATCGTCGTTGGAGCACCCGTTTCTCGTCAATTTATGGTTCTCTTTTCAGG ATGAGGAGGATTTGTTTATGGTCTGCGACCTGTTGACTGGCGGGGACTTAAGATATCATTTACAGAACCGA GTGGAATTCTCCGAGCAGAGTGTGGCCTTATTAGTGTGCGAGCTCGGCAGTGCATTGGAGTACCTGCAGGCGCATCGAGTGGTTCACAGGGACATCAAGCCTGACAACATTTTATTGGATGATGCGG GACATGCTCATTTGACTGATTTTAATATTGCAACGCGTTTGCAAAAAAATGCCTTGGCCTGCAGTATGTCGGGGACCAAGCCCTACATGGCACCCGAGGTGTTCCTGTGTGCCCTGGACGAAGTGG CTGGCTATAGCTATCCGGTAGACTGGTGGTCACTTGGCGTCGTCGCCTACGAAATGCGGGGAAACATCCGACCCTTCGTGGTGCACTCGAACACCCCTCTGGCGGAGATCAAGAATATATTGAACACGCCAGTGCACTATCCCCGCTACTGGAGCAGCAACTTTGTCGATCTGCTGCAGAAG TTACTCTCCACCTATCCGGGTGCCAGGATCAGTACAAGGCAGGAGCTGCATCAAACGCCGATGCTGCGCAACATTGACTTCCAGAGGGTGCTCGAGAAGAAGATCAAACCCATCTATAAACCTCCCGAAGACCACCTCAACTGTGATCCCTGCCTAGAGCTGGAGGAAATGATTGTGGAATCGCGGCCCTTGCATAAAAAGAAGAAGCGCCTGGCCAAGCAGAGGTCAGCACAACGGGACAGCGATCCAGAGACTGCGCTGGTCAAAGAGTTCATCGTTTACAACCGCTACAAGGAGTTGAAGCGCAAAGCCATGGAACAAAAGGAAAACGACTGGCAGCGCGAACTGGAACTGGCCATGGCCAACTCCATCGTGAACAGCTTGGCCCCCATCCAAGAGAAGCCTGCCGCCTCCATTGCGCACGACGGCGACTGTGCGAACGTATCATCCGCAGCCGCCCAGTTAAAGGGTGACAGTATTGAGTTCATTGATCGCACTCCTTCACCGCAGATTAAAGAATCGGCTGGCAGCACGCTTGACATGCCGCCGAGTccgtttcaaaaataa
- the LOC117144311 gene encoding Golgi to ER traffic protein 4 homolog, with protein MSAAETGPIASGSAVSTGQRGVSRVLAKLSQSLAGGEFYEAHMMYRTLYFRYTAQKRYQDCLDLLFDGAQQLIAKEQESSAADLCLLLLDTLEKRGPQAEDTDNFLWVPRLGALIRGLNAATVERETLIQRTIKWSTALHGQYGHPVLHKLIAHVFWTEGNIESARHHYLLCQDGSLCGRVLIEISQSRGFQGEVDLFLVQAVLQQLSLKDRKTAEDTFTEYTRYHAKLLKHEFPYKEPLVNFLYFLFRLIDAKRVAGFRALRKLYDPSLKRDTSFLKYIAKIGVLYFDEHPEAAHSGPPGLGGMFGDIFNRLMSGFEEDDAEDHDTTLRRQNENNELE; from the exons ATGTCTGCCGCCGAGACAGGTCCAATAGCCAGCGGTAGTGCGGTGTCCACTGGACAGCGCGGTGTCAGCCGAGTACTTGCCAAGTTGTCCCAGTCTCTGGCAGGAGGAGAATTCTATGAAGCGCACATGATGTATAGGACGCTGTATTTTCG GTACACGGCGCAGAAACGCTATCAGGACTGCCTGGACCTGCTCTTTGATGGAGCACAGCAACTTATTGCCAAGGAGCAGGAAAGCAGCGCCGCGGACCTATGTCTCCTTCTGCTGGACACGTTAGAGAAGCGAGGACCACAGGCGGAGGATACCGACAACTTCCTGTGGGTTCCACGCCTAGGGGCTTTGATCCGCGGACTTAATGCCGCGACTGTGGAGCGCGAAACCCTTATT CAACGGACCATTAAGTGGAGCACGGCCCTGCATGGCCAGTATGGCCACCCAGTGCTGCATAAGTTAATTGCACACGTGTTTTGGACCGAGGGCAACATTGAGTCGGCTCGTCACCACTATCTACTCTGTCAGGATGGCAGCCTATGCGGGCGAGTGCTAATTGAAATCAGCCAGAGCAGGGGCTTCCAGGGCGAGGTGGACTTGTTCCTGGTACAAGCGGTGCTGCAGCAGCTATCCCTTAAGGATCGGAAAACTGCAGAGGACACGTTCACCGAGTACACACGCTACCACGCCAAGCTGCTCAAGCATGAGTTCCCCTATAAGGAACCGCTGGTCAACTTCTTGTACTTCCTCTTTCGCCTTATTGACGCGAAGCGTGTGGCTGGGTTTCGGGCCTTACGTAAGCTGTACGATCCATCCCTAAAGCGCGACACGTCTTTTCTGAAGTACATAGCCAAGATTGGGGTGCTGTATTTCGATGAGCATCCGGAGGCTGCTCATTCTGGTCCGCCCGGGTTGGGCGGAATGTTTGGTGACATATTCAATCGTCTTATGTCGGGCTTTGAGGAAGATGATGCGGAGGATCATGACACGACGCTGAGGCGGCAAAACGAGAATAACGAACTGGAATAG
- the LOC117144310 gene encoding BTB/POZ domain-containing protein KCTD9, translating to MTGEEREDKAAENCQALWNFFKLPNQMNSDLKESGSGARKDVAAPSAGNFVAAGGFAPNRWVKLNVGGKIYATTIDTLVGREPDSMLARMFLQDGSMMPSERDEQGAYLIDRSPRYFEPIINYLRHGQFVCDSNISVMGVLEEARFFGIFSLVTHLEERLGQQETPLGDRPLTRNDVIKAIIQTSVITELRFQGVNLSGADLRKLDFRNINFKYANMSHCNLSHTNLNYCCLERADLQYANLECAQLVSVRGLCANMEGANLRGCNFEDPTGVRTNLEGVNLKGACLESSNMAGVNLRVANLKNANMKNCNLRAAVLAGADLEKCNLSGSDLQEANLRGANLKDAELTLMVTPLHMSQAIR from the exons ATGACGGGGGAAGAACGGGAAGATAAAGCAGCTGAGAATTGCCAGGCATTGTGGAATTTTTTTAAACTTCCAAATCAAATGAATAGTGATCTGAAGGAGAGTGGTTCCGGAGCCAGAAAAGACGTGGCCGCACCGTCAGCCGGCAATTTCGTCGCCGCTGGCGGATTCGCTCCCAATCGTTGGGTCAAACTGAATGTGGGTGGAAAAATCTACGCCACCACCATCGACACTCTGGTGGGCAGAGAACCGGATTCAATGCTTGCTAGGATGTTCCTGCAAGATGGAAGCATGATGCCCAGCGAGCGTGACGAGCAAGGAGCATACCTGATTGATCGGAGTCCTCGCTATTTCGAGCCGATCATCAACTACCTTCGCCACGGACAATTCGTCTGCGATTCGAACATCAGTGTGATGGGCGTTTTGGAGGAGGCGCGGTTCTTCGGAATCTTTTCGCTTGTCACCCATTTGGAGGAACGCCTGGGACAGCAGGAGACGCCGCTGGGGGACAGGCCATTGACGCGCAACGACGTCATCAAGGCCATCATTCAGACCTCTGTGATAACGGAGTTGCGCTTTCAGGGCGTTAATCTGTCTGGGGCCGATCTACGAAAGCTAGATTTTCGCAACATTAACTTTAAG TATGCCAACATGTCTCACTGCAATTTGTCCCACACCAATCTTAACTACTGCTGTCTTGAACGCGCGGATCTTCAGTACGCGAACTTGGAATGCGCCCAACTAGTGTCAGTGCGGGGACTTTGTGCCAATATG GAAGGTGCCAACTTGCGAGGGTGTAATTTTGAAGACCCAACAGGAGTTCGAACTAATCTAGAGGGCGTTAACCTCAAAGGAGCATGTTTGGAAAGCAGCAACATGGCCGGTGTTAACTTACGTGTGGCAAATTTGAAGAACGCAAATATGAAGAACTGTAATTTGCGAGCTGCGGTCTTGGCAGGTGCCGACTTGGAAAAATGCAATCTTTCAGGAAGCGACTTGCAGGAGGCAAATTTGCGGGGGGCAAATTTAAAGGACGCGGAGCTTACCCTAATGGTGACCCCCTTGCACATGTCACAGGCCATACGATGA